TTGCCACAGGCATGAATCTTTAATTGTTCTTTATTAAATTTTGGTCCCACTGGTTTTTTAACAGGCAATGGTTTAAAAGCCAATTTTCTCAATTCTTCTTTTGATATCTTCGCTCCTTTAGAGGCACCTACCTTATTATAATTAAAGGATTTAACCTCCTTTTCTTCTTTTGCTTTGCTTTCTTTAGATTTGCTAAATTCATCTTTTTTATAGGTTATTTTGTTATCATCAGTTTTTAATAGTTCTTCCTTTTTAGAGGTGTCTTCTTTTTCAAAGGCTAAATCTCTAAACCTATTTGACTTTATTGCTTTCTCCAAGATTTCCAATGATTTATTTCTATATGCTAAGTAATTATCAAAAAATGCTTTTTGCTTCTTGGCAAAATTCTTATGGATATTTAAGATATGCTCATTATATCTAAATAAATTATTGAAAATAGGTAGATCTACACCTATATAATCTCTCTTTTTTACAGGTCTCTTCTTTTTCATTGGTTTTTCCTGCACATATGGCAGTTTTGGTGCCCTAGTTAAAACTAGTGGCTCATCAACTTGTACGTCATCAATATATACTTCCTCATATAAGAATTGTTTTTTATCTTCAATTATATAATTCTCGATAGGTGGGATTTTAGGTAGGTCTTTATATACATCTACAGTTATTTTCTTTTTTGGATCTAAGATTTCTTTTTGTGATCTAAGGTCTATATTTTTAAAATGTTCAAAGTAGTTTTCATATTCAAACTCCACCCCTGCAGCTAAGAGCTCAGCTATAACGTAAAATACTTGTTCTGCTGAAGACCTATTTGGCTTATCTAGGGAAACTATAACAATTTCATCTCTTTTATCACTTAAAATCCTTTCAATCCATCTTGAACATGCATCCCTTGGACCATGTTCGATAAATATCCTAACACCATCTTTATAAGCATTTTCAATCATCAAAGGAAAATTCAACGGTTTTGTTGCCATGCCAAGTATGGCATCGGCTGCATTTTTATCGGTTGGATAATAGTAACTGCCTGTAGAGGAGGTATAAAATCTTATATCAGAAATGGGGTTAGTTTCTCTATGATGAAATTCCCACCATTCTTTTGCATAATAATTTAGCTCAGGACAATGGTTTGCCACGTCATAGGGCAGTTTTATATATCTATTTGCACCAAATTTTTTAGCAATCTTTTCACAAATTTCTCTCTGACCACTAATAACAGCATCATCAGGCGAATTTATCATTGTTAAATGTACTAAATCCTCTTTTTCTGCCTCCTTTTTTATCTCATCAATAGGTGCCATTATCCAATAGTTTACCCATTCAACATCCTTGACACCTTTATCTTCCCATGCTTTTTTTATGACCTCACATTTACCACCAATCTTTTCGGTTAAAACTTTTGCGTTTTTAAATTCATAGAACATATTCTCTAAATCAGTCCATGCCCCAAGAGCCATAAGCGAATTTGACTCACCAGATGAATACCCAATAGCTGCATTAGGTTTTATATTTAATTGATTCCTTGTTATAAAAGCATGTACCTGTGATATTAAAGTTGCACCCCATAAAATTTTTTCAGCATCAGGTTCTTCATCTTCATTATAGATCCAGCCTACAGAGCTATTCAGTTCGGGAAACATCTCAGAGATGCCTTCCTTCATAAATGGATATGCCATCAAAAGCTCTGAGCCCATCCCTTTATAAGCTGCAGCAGCACCTGCAAATACAAAGGCAATCTCACCACTTATAGGTTTGTCATAATAATAAATCCCATATTTGTTATTAGAAAAAGTGATATTATTTTCTTTCTTTTCAAGTAAGCTGGCTGCCATATTTTTAGCTTCTTCAATAAATTCTTTTTCAAAAACCAATAAAACTAGCCTGGAAGCTCCATCCCCATTTTTATTAAAGCTTTCAAGATGAGCTTTTACTTCTCTTCTATCTGAACCTTTAAATATAAACATATCTGGTAGTCTATCAACAAATAAACCCTCTTGGATTGCCTTTTCATCCTCCTTAATTATTATACTTTCACTGCCATTATATTTAGCTGAAGCATTGACCTTAGTTAGAAATGTTTTACCTGTAGGCAAATAGGGTGTTGCTTTCTTACCCTTAAATGAAGGTACTGATTTATAACTACATACTAATGTTGCCGCTAAAATATCTAACAAAGTTGATGCACAGTGAGAATAACCGTAATAGTTAATAAAATTGTTATCACCCTCACTATCTATAATAAAATCGGGCTCTCTTTTCATCCTATCAGTAATAATAGAATAAATCTTATCACCATCTTTCCTTGCATCTTCTAGTCTTTTTAATACCAATGTAACTGCTATATCACCTGGAATGTGCTTATTTTTATCTAATATTGATTTTGCAGCCTCTATATGATAATAAGTACTACACACATCAACGGCTCCAACCAAAGCTGTATCTAGCTCTTTTGCTCTTAATGATCTAATAGCAATATTTAATGCTGTAAGCCCTGATAATTCTTCACTAGATATAGTAAAACTAGAAGATCTAAAGTCATAATTATTTGAAATCCTGTTTGCTACATTGTTTGGTATAATACCCAAAGCCCCAGCAACAGTTTGATAGGGGCATACTATATTTTGTGAATCATCAATCCATCTATTTATATCAATATTTTCTACATCAATCACACTAGAAAATTTATTTGCCCAATCTATAAACCTACAGGCAATTCCAAACTGAACACCTGTACAATCAGTTTGCATGCCAGCATATATTCCAGTTTTCTCTTTATCATATTTTTTTAACTTCTTTAAAGCATCCCTT
This window of the Deferribacterota bacterium genome carries:
- a CDS encoding beta-ketoacyl synthase N-terminal-like domain-containing protein; this translates as MHTGFSNIQAVSRSGRSMPFFKAADGLIPAQGAGFFTLMRLSDAIKENKDIYGVIKAISLTNDGRGHGLLVPAKEGQVKAMLKAYELAKLNPSDIELVECHATATPVGDNMEAQAMKEIFKESIVNIASIKSNIGHTITASGVAAAIKVLKAFENNLMPASLGEGELIDEFKDSKINVLRENKEWKSKGSKKAGVSNFGFGGNNAHMILEEYKKDNFKISIKNSKSLQNKDIAIVGLGVIAANVVNLEDFIISMFKGESRLTELKKDELLGLCKQIDLPLFEIKFPPNDIRQTLPQQLMLLKTARDALKKLKKYDKEKTGIYAGMQTDCTGVQFGIACRFIDWANKFSSVIDVENIDINRWIDDSQNIVCPYQTVAGALGIIPNNVANRISNNYDFRSSSFTISSEELSGLTALNIAIRSLRAKELDTALVGAVDVCSTYYHIEAAKSILDKNKHIPGDIAVTLVLKRLEDARKDGDKIYSIITDRMKREPDFIIDSEGDNNFINYYGYSHCASTLLDILAATLVCSYKSVPSFKGKKATPYLPTGKTFLTKVNASAKYNGSESIIIKEDEKAIQEGLFVDRLPDMFIFKGSDRREVKAHLESFNKNGDGASRLVLLVFEKEFIEEAKNMAASLLEKKENNITFSNNKYGIYYYDKPISGEIAFVFAGAAAAYKGMGSELLMAYPFMKEGISEMFPELNSSVGWIYNEDEEPDAEKILWGATLISQVHAFITRNQLNIKPNAAIGYSSGESNSLMALGAWTDLENMFYEFKNAKVLTEKIGGKCEVIKKAWEDKGVKDVEWVNYWIMAPIDEIKKEAEKEDLVHLTMINSPDDAVISGQREICEKIAKKFGANRYIKLPYDVANHCPELNYYAKEWWEFHHRETNPISDIRFYTSSTGSYYYPTDKNAADAILGMATKPLNFPLMIENAYKDGVRIFIEHGPRDACSRWIERILSDKRDEIVIVSLDKPNRSSAEQVFYVIAELLAAGVEFEYENYFEHFKNIDLRSQKEILDPKKKITVDVYKDLPKIPPIENYIIEDKKQFLYEEVYIDDVQVDEPLVLTRAPKLPYVQEKPMKKKRPVKKRDYIGVDLPIFNNLFRYNEHILNIHKNFAKKQKAFFDNYLAYRNKSLEILEKAIKSNRFRDLAFEKEDTSKKEELLKTDDNKITYKKDEFSKSKESKAKEEKEVKSFNYNKVGASKGAKISKEELRKLAFKPLPVKKPVGPKFNKEQLKIHACGNISEIFGPKFKEQDKYELQVRMPMPPLLLADRVTGIEGEQFVLGSGSLWTETDILEGQWYLIDDYIPPGIIMESGQADLMLTSWQGIDILNNKGNRVYRLLGADVMYYGKAPKVGDTLCFQIEILNYISFGEIKMFNFQYDCRIDNELILSVRNAQAGFFTYAELESSGGVIWNPEEAEFTPNPRLDPPVVKCTKNKFSDDDIKALTEGRVYDCFGQGYEKTKLHEKSPTIPKGRMNLVDRVTHFDISGGPFKRGYIRAEYDVTPDKWFLDCHFYKDPCMPGTLMADGALQVIAIYMIGLGYTLDKDGWYFEPVAGEPYKLLARGQITKERVKLVYEVFIEEVVNGDCPTIYADVLGSNSRGLKIFHARRMALKLSPGQ